The Sphingomonas alpina genome has a segment encoding these proteins:
- a CDS encoding DMT family protein: MPTILLLVASNIFMTIAWYWHLKGGMEKPLLLVILISWGIALFEYCLAVPANRIGFAAGWSGGQLKVTQEAIALLVFGIFMVTVLGEPVGWRHVGALVCLVGAVAFLFAGK, from the coding sequence ATGCCGACGATCCTGCTGCTGGTCGCGTCCAACATCTTCATGACGATCGCCTGGTACTGGCATCTCAAGGGCGGCATGGAGAAGCCCCTGCTGCTGGTTATCCTGATCAGTTGGGGCATTGCCCTGTTCGAATATTGCCTGGCGGTACCGGCCAACCGGATCGGCTTTGCCGCAGGGTGGAGCGGCGGCCAATTGAAAGTGACGCAGGAGGCGATTGCGCTGCTCGTCTTCGGCATCTTCATGGTGACGGTGCTGGGCGAACCGGTCGGCTGGCGTCACGTCGGCGCCCTGGTCTGTCTGGTCGGCGCGGTCGCCTTCCTGTTCGCGGGGAAATAG
- a CDS encoding YjhX family toxin, protein MNISKYEQRVLHALAQGGRIVHRWDDTGKHIVTIDCFTREGHRLADCSLALFRRLRRRALIASMGGQPYRITRLGLAAVRSQLDNR, encoded by the coding sequence ATGAATATCTCGAAATACGAACAGCGCGTGCTGCACGCGCTGGCTCAGGGCGGACGCATCGTTCATCGCTGGGACGATACCGGCAAGCATATCGTCACGATCGACTGCTTCACGCGTGAGGGGCACCGTCTGGCGGATTGTTCGCTCGCGCTGTTTCGCCGCTTGCGCCGGCGTGCGCTGATCGCGAGCATGGGCGGGCAGCCCTATCGCATCACGCGCCTCGGCCTGGCTGCGGTGCGGTCTCAACTCGACAATCGTTGA